A single genomic interval of Pan paniscus chromosome 18, NHGRI_mPanPan1-v2.0_pri, whole genome shotgun sequence harbors:
- the MC1R gene encoding melanocyte-stimulating hormone receptor isoform X1, which produces MRAGTRGAEPAGRAGFCGGASRLATRGDISRCEGRGRGYKSARPRSPTLSSQPGPPAPVRSRPPDAPSMREIVHIQAGQCGNQIGAKFWEVISDEHGIDPSGNYVGDSDLQLERISVYYNEASSHKYVPRAILVDLEPGTMDSVRSGAFGHLFRPDNFIFGQSGAGNNWAKGHYTEGAELVDSVLDVVRKECENCDCLQGFQLTHSLGGGTGSGMGTLLISKVREEYPDRIMNTFSVVPSPKVSDTVVEPYNATLSIHQLVENTDETYCIDNEALYDICFRTLKLATPTYGDLNHLVSATMSGVTTSLRFPGQLNADLRKLAVNMVPFPRLHFFMPGFAPLTARGSQQYRALTVPELTQQMFDAKNMMAACDPRHGRYLTVATVFRGRMSMKEVDEQMLAIQSKNSSYFVEWIPNNVKVAVCDIPPRGLKMSSTFIGNSTAIQELFKRISEQFTAMFRRKAFLHWYTGEGMDEMEFTEAESNMNDLVSEYQQYQDATAEEEGEMYEDDEEESEAQGPK; this is translated from the exons ATGCGGGCGGGGACGCGCGGTGCGGAGCCTGCGGGCCGGGCGGGGTTCTGCGGCGGCGCCTCCCGATTGGCCACCCGCGGTGACATCAGCCGATGCGAAGGGCGGGGTCGCGGCTATAAGAGCGCGCGGCCGCGGTCCCCGACCCTCAGCAGCCAGCCCGGCCCGCCAGCGCCCGTCCGCAGCCGCCCGCCAGACGCGCCCAGTATGAGGGAGATCGTGCACATCCAGGCCGGCCAGTGCGGCAACCAGATCGGGGCCAAG TTCTGGGAAGTCATCAGTGATGAGCATGGCATCGACCCCAGCGGCAACTACGTGGGCGACTCGGACTTGCAGCTGGAGCGGATCAGCGTCTACTACAACGAGGCCTCTT CTCACAAGTACGTGCCTCGAGCCATTCTGGTGGACCTGGAACCCGGAACCATGGACAGTGTCCGCTCAGGGGCCTTTGGACATCTCTTCAGGCCTGACAATTTCATCTTTG GTCAGAGTGGGGCCGGCAACAACTGGGCCAAGGGTCACTACACGGAGGGGGCGGAGCTGGTGGATTCGGTCCTGGATGTCGTGCGGAAGGAGTGTGAAAACTGCGACTGCCTGCAGGGCTTCCAGCTGACCCACTCGCTGGGGGGCGGCACGGGCTCCGGCATGGGCACGCTGCTCATCAGCAAGGTGCGTGAGGAGTATCCCGACCGCATCATGAACACCTTCAGCGTCGTGCCCTCGCCCAAGGTGTCAGACACGGTGGTGGAGCCCTACAACGCCACGCTGTCCATCCACCAGCTGGTGGAGAACACGGATGAGACCTACTGCATCGACAACGAGGCGCTCTACGACATCTGCTTCCGCACCCTCAAGCTGGCCACGCCCACCTACGGGGACCTCAACCACCTGGTGTCGGCCACCATGAGCGGAGTCACCACCTCCTTGCGCTTCCCGGGCCAGCTCAACGCTGACCTGCGCAAGCTGGCCGTCAACATGGTGCCCTTCCCGCGCCTGCACTTCTTCATGCCCGGCTTCGCCCCCCTCACAGCCCGGGGCAGCCAGCAGTACCGGGCCCTGACCGTGCCCGAGCTCACCCAGCAGATGTTCGATGCCAAGAACATGATGGCTGCCTGCGACCCACGCCACGGCCGCTACCTGACGGTGGCCACCGTGTTCCGGGGCCGCATGTCCATGAAGGAGGTGGACGAGCAGATGCTGGCCATCCAGAGCAAGAACAGCAGCTACTTCGTGGAGTGGATCCCCAACAACGTGAAGGTGGCCGTGTGTGACATCCCGCCCCGCGGCCTCAAGATGTCCTCCACCTTCATCGGCAACAGCACGGCCATCCAGGAGCTGTTCAAGCGCATCTCCGAGCAGTTCACGGCCATGTTCCGGCGCAAGGCCTTCCTGCACTGGTACACGGGCGAGGGCATGGACGAGATGGAGTTCACCGAGGCCGAGAGCAACATGAACGACCTGGTGTCCGAGTACCAGCAGTACCAGGACGCCACGGCCGAGGAGGAGGGTGAGATGTACGAAGACGACGAGGAGGAGTCGGAGGCCCAGGGCCCCAAGTGA